The genome window GGCCCGGCGAGCCGTCCCGCCCGCGCCGTCCGGGCGCGCCGGGGCGGCTGCCCCCGCCGCGACGGGCGCGAGGCGCCGTCGGCGGGTCGGCCTGGACGACCGCGCCGTCGTCGCCCTCGGCCACCTGCACCGCCGCCACCCCGGGCCACGGCAGGCGCGTCACGCCGGTGGCGTCGACGCCGGCGGTGGTGAGCGGGCAGTGCTCGACCGCGACGACCCGGTGCTCGCGGTGGGCGTGGAAGCCGAGCCGCCCGGAGGGGTCGACGCCGTAGCGGACGCGCGTGCGCCAGCCGAGGCCCGTCTCCTCCCCCGGCGCGCGTCCCGGCTCCGGCAGCGCCTCGACCTGCAGCGGCGCACCGAGCACCTCGGCGAGCTCGACGTGCCCGAGCCGCCGCAGCTGCTCGGTGACGACGTCGGCCTTGAGGCGGCGCTGCGCCGGCAGGGCCGCGTGCTGGAAGTCGCAGCCGCCGCACCTGCCCGGCCCGGCGTACGGGCACGGCGGGTCCACGCGGTCCGGGGAGGCCTCGAGGACCGTCACGGCGTCGCCCCGCCAGAAGCGCGCGTCCGGCCTCGCGTCGGTGAGCCGCACCCGCACCCGCTCGCCGGGCAGCGCGTGGCGGACGAAGACGACGCGCCCGTCCGGGTCGTCGTCGACGCGTGCGACGACGTGGCCGCCGTGCGCGACCGGCCCCGCGGTCAGCTCGAGCAGGTCGGCGTCCTCGGCGTCCGGGCCGGCGGCCGGCGGGCCGCTCACGGTCGCGACTCGATGTCCCGGTCGGCCGCGCCGGCGCGGGACGCCTCCTGCACGAGGCTGCGGTCCTGCGCGGCGCGGCCCGCGAGGTCGCCGTCGTCCAGCGTCGAGCGCAGCTGCCACGGCACGCTCACCACCATGACGCCGGGCGTGGCGGCGAGCCTCGCCCGCAGCCACAGGTTGGACCGGTTGTGCAGGACCGCCTCCCACCAGTGCGCGACGACGTACTCCGGCAGGAACACCGTGACGGCGTCCCGGGGCCCCTTCGCCCGCAGCTCCTTGACGTGCTCCACGAGCGGCCTCGCCACCTCCCGGTACGGCGAGTCGAGCACGCGCAGCGGCACGGGCACGCGCCGGCGCGCCCACTCGGTCGCGAGCTGCGTGGCGGCGTCCTGGTCCACCGCGACCGTCACGGCCTCCAGCGTCGACGGTCGGGTCGCCCGGGCGTAGGCGAGCGCGCGGGTGACGGGACGGTGCAGCCGGGACACGAGCACGACGGCGTGCACCCGGGCGGGCATGGTCTCCGGCTCCTCGGCGTCGTCGAGGGCGACCTCCTCGCCGACGAGGTCGTAGTGCCGGCGCACGCGGTGCATGCCGACCCCGAGCGCCGCGACGACGAGCAGGCTCGCCCAGGCGCCGTTCGGCACCTTGGCCACGAGGAGCAGCGCGAGCACGGTCGTCGTGCAGACGACCGCGACGCCGGCCAGCGCCATCCCGGCGCGCGGCCCCCACCGCCGGCCGCGCCGCCGCATGGGCGCCAGGCGGGTGCGCCAGTGCCGCCACATGCCCGCCTGCGCGAGGGTGAAGGAGGTGAACAGCCCGAGCAGGTACAGGTCGAGCAGCGTGCCGACCCTCGCCTCGACGACGAGGAGGACGGCGAGGGCGCCGAGGGCGAGGGCGAGGATGCCGTTGCTGTAGGCGAGCCGGTCGCCGCGCCGGGCGAGCTGGCGCGGCAGGTAGCCCGCCTCGGCGAGGGTGGCCGCGAGCAGCGGGAAGCCGTTGAAGGCGCTGTTGGCCGCGGTGAGGAGGACCGCGACGGTCGCGACGGTCACGAGGACGGCGCCCGCGCTGCCGGCGCCGAAGACCGCGTTGGCGAGCTGGGTGAGGACGGTCTGCTGGTCGAAGTCCTCGCACGGGCCGGGCACGCCGGTGAGGTCGCACGGGTCGCGCGTGACCTTGACCCGGCTCACCACCGCGAGGGCGACGACCCCGGCGATGAGGGCGATCGTCATGCCGCCGACGGCCAGCAGGGTCGTCGCGGCGTTGCGGCCCTTGGGCGAGCGGAAGGCGGGGACGCCGTTGGCGATGGCGTCGACGCCCGCGAGGGCGGCGCCGCCGCTGGCGAAGGCGCGCGCGACGACGAGCGCCATCGCGACGGCGGTGAGGTCGCTCCCCCGGGTGATCTCCCACTCCGCGCTGGCGGCGACCGGCGGGTCGCCCGCGGCCCAGCGGACGAGGCCGACGACGACGAGCACCGCGACGACGAGGACGAAGCCGTAGACGGGGACCATGGCCGACCAGCCGGCCTCGCGGCGCCCGCGGAGGTTGACCGTCATGACGAGGAGCACGCCGGCCACGGCGAGCGGGATGCGACCGTCGCCGAGCATCGGCAGCGCCGAGACGAGGTTGTCGACGGCGGCCGCGACGGACACCGCCACGGTGAGCACGTAGTCGACGAGCAGCGAGGCCGCCGCCACCAGTCCCGCGCCGGGGCCGAGGTTGCGCGATGCCACCGCGAACGACCCGCCCCCGCCGGGGTAGGTGCGCACGAGCGGGCCGTAGGAGATGACGACGATCGCCACCACGACGCACACCGCGAGCGCCACCTCGGGGGCGAGCACGAGCAGCGCGGTCCCGCCGAGGGCGAGGATGACGAGGATCTCCTGGGTCGCGTACGCGACGGAGGACACGGGGTCGGAGGCGAACACCGGCAGGGCCAGCCGCTTCGGGAGCAGCGTGTCGTCGGCGCGGCTGCTGGGTCTCGCCCGTCCGAGCAGGAGCCGCTTGGGCACGGCGAGGAGCGAGGCCACGCGCCGATGCTAGGCCCCGCTACCGTGGCCCCCGTGCACTTCGTGGTGATGGGCTGCGGCCGCGTGGGCGCCCGCTTGGCGCACGACGTCGAGGAGCAGGGGCACTCGGTCGCGGTCATCGACCAGAACGCCGACAGCTTCCGCCGGCTCGGCCCGTCGTTCTCCGGGCGGACCGTCGCCGGGATCGGCTTCGACCGCGACACCATGCTGCGCGCCGGGGTCGAGGAGGCGTACGCGTTCGCGGCCGTGAGCAGCGGCGACAACTCCAACATCATCGCGGCGCGGGTCGCGCGCGAGACCTACGCGGTGCAGAAGGTGGTCGCCCGCATCTACGACCCGGGCCGCGCCGAGGTGTACCGCCGCCTCGGCATCGCCACGGTCGCCACCGTGCCCTGGACCTCGCGCGAGATGATCGCCGAGATGCTGCCGACCGACAGCGCCCCGCTGTGGCAGGACGAGTCCGGCCGGATGGCGCTCGTGGAGCTGGCGCCGCACCGCGACTGGCTGGGACGCCCGCTGCGGGACCTGGAGACGGTGGCCCGGGCGCGCGTGGCGTACCTGCTGCGCCTCGGCCACCCGCACGTGCCGGGCGCCGACACGGTGCTGCAGGACGGCGACCGCGTCTTCGCCGCCGTGGAGAGCCGGGGCCGGCGTGCCGCGGCGGACGCGGTCGCCGCCGGGCCCGGGGGGTCCTGATGCGCGTCGTCATCGCCGGGGCCGGCAGCGTCGGGCGCTCGATCGCCCGCGAGCTCATCTCCCACGGGCACCAGGTGCTGCTCATCGACCGGCTGTCCAAGGCCGACCGCATGAAGGACACCCTCGAGCAGGCGGAGTTCCTCTACGCCGACGCCTGCGAGATCCAGACGCTCGACGAGGCGCGCATCGACACGTGCGACGTGCTGGTGGCCGCCACGGGCGACGACAAGGCCAACCTCGTCGTGTCCCTGCTGGCCAAGACCGAGTACGGCGTCTCGCGCGTGGTCGCGCGGGTCAACAACCCCCGCAACGAGTGGCTGTTCGACGGCGGCTGGGGCGTCGACGTCGCGGTGTCGACGCCGCGCCTCATGACGGCGCTCGTCGAGGAGGCCGTCGAGGTCGGCGAGATGGTGCGGCTGTTCCAGCTGCAGCAGTCCGCGGCCTCGTTGTTCGAGTTCACCGTGCCGGCGTCGTCGCCGGTCGCCGGGACCCCGCTCCGTCGGGTCGAGCTGCCCGCGGACACCGTCATCACGTGCATCGTGCGCGACCACCGCCCGCTCGCGCCCTCGCCGGACGACACGGTCGAGGCCGGGGACGAGCTCATGATCCTCACCACGCCGGAGCAGGAGGAGGACCTCGCCGACCTCCTCGCCACCTGGCGCCACAGCGCCGCGGGCTGAGCCGCGGCGACAGGGCCCAGCCGGGTCAGGCCGCCTCGGCGGCCCGCCGGGCGAGCTGGGCCCGGCGCTCCAGCAGCGCCTCGCGCTCCTCGTCGGTCAGGGGCGTGCGGCCCGCGGCGAGCATGGCGCCGATGACGAGGACGCTCGCGCCGAGCAGCGGCCAGCCGAGCGCGACCTTGGCCACGCCGAGCGCGACGACCTGCCCGGCGAGGTACAGCGGCAGCTGCACGACGACCCGGATGACGTAGTTCGCGAGCAGGACGGCGGTGAGCCGCTGGAACAGCCGCCGCACGGCGGGCCGACGGCGCCAGCCGCCCACGTCGCCCGTCACGGCGCCGAACAGCAGCCCCACGACCGGCCAGCCGGCGAGCATCGTCAGCACGAAGACGACCGCGAGGCCCGCGTTGTAGAGGATCCCGGGCAGGAAGAAGTCGCCGGCGTCGCCGGTGCGCAGCGCGACCAGCGCGGCGATGACGACCCCGAACACCCCCGACAGCACGTGGGTGAGGGTCTGACGCTGCAGCAGGCGGACGAGCACGAAGACCGCGGTGGCGACGACGGCCGCCGCCACGGACTCCCTCAGCTGCGAGGTGAGCCCCCACACGGCGAGGAAGGCGAGGATCGGGACCGCGGCCTCCACGGTGCCGCGCCAGCCCCCGAGCGCGGTGAGGAGCTCGGTCCGCACCACCTCCTCGACGGTCGTGGGCAGGTCGGCCCCGGCGTCGCTCACGAGGGCAGGAGCTCGTACGACGGGTTGTAGATGACGCGGCTGCCGTCGCCGCAGCGGCTCACGGTGCCCGTCACCTTGACCTGGCGCCCGGGCTCGACGCCCGCGATGGCGCTGCGCCCGATCCAGCGCAGCCGCACGGTGCCCGAGCCGTCGAACAGCTCCGCCTCGAGGTGGCACGAGGTCGGCGCGGGCTCGACCCGCACCGAGCGGAGCGTGCCGCACAGCGTCGCGCGGCAGCGGCCGGGCAGGTCGACGACGGGGGTGCCGCCGAGCCGGCCGGTGGTCTCGGCCTGCCGGCGGGCCGCGACCTCGTCGTCGCTGCGGGTGAGCGACGCCAGGGCACGGCGCCACGCGCGTTCGGTCATGGCACCAGGCTACGACTGCTCGGGCGTGCCGTCCGACGGGTCGCCGTCCTGCCCCGCGTCGGACGCGTCCGGCCCCTCGGGCGGCTGCCCGGTGGCGGTCCCGGCGGCGGTCCCGGCGGCCGCGGCGGGCTCGGCCCGGGCCTCGGGACGGCGCGGCGCGCGCCTCGCCCCTTCGGGCAGGCGCAGCGGCAGCGGCTCGCGCGGGGCCATCGGCTCGGTGCCGCGCACGACGACCGCGGTGCGCACGACCTCCTCGAGCAGGTCGCCACGGGCCCTCGTCGCGATCTCGTCCGGCAGGGTGGCGCCGGCGCGCTGCAGCACGTCCGGACCGGTGAAGACGGCGCGCACGAACCACCGGGGACCGTCGACGCCGCAGAAGCGCTGCACCTGCAGCACGTCGCGCCCGTCGGGCAGGCGGGTCGGCAGGCGGGCGACGAGCTCGGTGCCGAAGGTGCCCGTCACCTCCTCGGCGCGCCCGCCGCCCTGCTGCACGGCCGCGGCGATCTCCCCGCGCACGTCGTCCCACACGCCGGCGCTGCGCGGGGCGGCGAAGACGGTCACCTGCACGGTCGAGGCCTCGGCCTGCACGGTGACGGCGGCGACCCGCTGGGTCGCCTTGTCCAGGTCGAGGCGCACCTTGAGCTCCGGGCGCGCCGGCAGGCGCAGCGCGCCGAGGTCGAGCAGCCCGGTGGTCGGTGCGGCGGGGTCGCCGGAGTCGAACGGGCCGGTCTCCGGCGACACCGGCGTCGGGGTGCCGGAGGGGTCGGGCAGGCTCGGGTCGGGCCGGGTGGACCGGCTCCAGAAGGGGGTCACTGCGCTCCTCGTGAGGTGGTCTCGTGGACGGGCTCCGGGACGTCGCGCCCGGCGAGCGGGCCCAGGCCGGTCGAGCCGAAGCCGCCCTCGCCGCGGTCGGAGCCGGGCAGGCGCTCGACCTCGACGAGCCGCACGCGCGGCAGGTCGAGCACGACGAGCTGCGCGACGCGCTCCCCCGCCGCCAGCCGGACGGGCCGCTCGAGGTCGGTGTTGAGCAGGGTCACCCGCACCTCGCCGCGGTACCCCGCGTCGACGGTGCCGGGGGCGTTGAGCACGGTCACGCCGTGACGGGCGGCCAGCCCCGAGCGGGGCAGCACGAAGGCGGCCGCGCCGTCGGG of Aquipuribacter sp. SD81 contains these proteins:
- a CDS encoding class I SAM-dependent RNA methyltransferase, which codes for MSGPPAAGPDAEDADLLELTAGPVAHGGHVVARVDDDPDGRVVFVRHALPGERVRVRLTDARPDARFWRGDAVTVLEASPDRVDPPCPYAGPGRCGGCDFQHAALPAQRRLKADVVTEQLRRLGHVELAEVLGAPLQVEALPEPGRAPGEETGLGWRTRVRYGVDPSGRLGFHAHREHRVVAVEHCPLTTAGVDATGVTRLPWPGVAAVQVAEGDDGAVVQADPPTAPRARRGGGSRPGAPGRRGRDGSPG
- a CDS encoding APC family permease, producing the protein MASLLAVPKRLLLGRARPSSRADDTLLPKRLALPVFASDPVSSVAYATQEILVILALGGTALLVLAPEVALAVCVVVAIVVISYGPLVRTYPGGGGSFAVASRNLGPGAGLVAAASLLVDYVLTVAVSVAAAVDNLVSALPMLGDGRIPLAVAGVLLVMTVNLRGRREAGWSAMVPVYGFVLVVAVLVVVGLVRWAAGDPPVAASAEWEITRGSDLTAVAMALVVARAFASGGAALAGVDAIANGVPAFRSPKGRNAATTLLAVGGMTIALIAGVVALAVVSRVKVTRDPCDLTGVPGPCEDFDQQTVLTQLANAVFGAGSAGAVLVTVATVAVLLTAANSAFNGFPLLAATLAEAGYLPRQLARRGDRLAYSNGILALALGALAVLLVVEARVGTLLDLYLLGLFTSFTLAQAGMWRHWRTRLAPMRRRGRRWGPRAGMALAGVAVVCTTTVLALLLVAKVPNGAWASLLVVAALGVGMHRVRRHYDLVGEEVALDDAEEPETMPARVHAVVLVSRLHRPVTRALAYARATRPSTLEAVTVAVDQDAATQLATEWARRRVPVPLRVLDSPYREVARPLVEHVKELRAKGPRDAVTVFLPEYVVAHWWEAVLHNRSNLWLRARLAATPGVMVVSVPWQLRSTLDDGDLAGRAAQDRSLVQEASRAGAADRDIESRP
- a CDS encoding potassium channel family protein, which codes for MHFVVMGCGRVGARLAHDVEEQGHSVAVIDQNADSFRRLGPSFSGRTVAGIGFDRDTMLRAGVEEAYAFAAVSSGDNSNIIAARVARETYAVQKVVARIYDPGRAEVYRRLGIATVATVPWTSREMIAEMLPTDSAPLWQDESGRMALVELAPHRDWLGRPLRDLETVARARVAYLLRLGHPHVPGADTVLQDGDRVFAAVESRGRRAAADAVAAGPGGS
- a CDS encoding potassium channel family protein; translation: MRVVIAGAGSVGRSIARELISHGHQVLLIDRLSKADRMKDTLEQAEFLYADACEIQTLDEARIDTCDVLVAATGDDKANLVVSLLAKTEYGVSRVVARVNNPRNEWLFDGGWGVDVAVSTPRLMTALVEEAVEVGEMVRLFQLQQSAASLFEFTVPASSPVAGTPLRRVELPADTVITCIVRDHRPLAPSPDDTVEAGDELMILTTPEQEEDLADLLATWRHSAAG
- a CDS encoding DUF3159 domain-containing protein, which translates into the protein MSDAGADLPTTVEEVVRTELLTALGGWRGTVEAAVPILAFLAVWGLTSQLRESVAAAVVATAVFVLVRLLQRQTLTHVLSGVFGVVIAALVALRTGDAGDFFLPGILYNAGLAVVFVLTMLAGWPVVGLLFGAVTGDVGGWRRRPAVRRLFQRLTAVLLANYVIRVVVQLPLYLAGQVVALGVAKVALGWPLLGASVLVIGAMLAAGRTPLTDEEREALLERRAQLARRAAEAA
- a CDS encoding OB-fold nucleic acid binding domain-containing protein yields the protein MTERAWRRALASLTRSDDEVAARRQAETTGRLGGTPVVDLPGRCRATLCGTLRSVRVEPAPTSCHLEAELFDGSGTVRLRWIGRSAIAGVEPGRQVKVTGTVSRCGDGSRVIYNPSYELLPS
- a CDS encoding DUF3710 domain-containing protein; amino-acid sequence: MTPFWSRSTRPDPSLPDPSGTPTPVSPETGPFDSGDPAAPTTGLLDLGALRLPARPELKVRLDLDKATQRVAAVTVQAEASTVQVTVFAAPRSAGVWDDVRGEIAAAVQQGGGRAEEVTGTFGTELVARLPTRLPDGRDVLQVQRFCGVDGPRWFVRAVFTGPDVLQRAGATLPDEIATRARGDLLEEVVRTAVVVRGTEPMAPREPLPLRLPEGARRAPRRPEARAEPAAAAGTAAGTATGQPPEGPDASDAGQDGDPSDGTPEQS
- the dut gene encoding dUTP diphosphatase, with product MPDARDADEVVALVRLDGVPLPARARPGDAGLDLVTTEDVELAPGRRATVGTGVRLALPDGAAAFVLPRSGLAARHGVTVLNAPGTVDAGYRGEVRVTLLNTDLERPVRLAAGERVAQLVVLDLPRVRLVEVERLPGSDRGEGGFGSTGLGPLAGRDVPEPVHETTSRGAQ